AAGGCGGCGCTGCGAGTCAGGCGATAACATTGTGAACGACCGAAAACCGATGCGCCTTCGCGTGCAGGGCGAACGTAATCGACCCTGAGATCGAGCGTAGCGATCGGTTCGAACCGGTTCATCGTTTTCCAGATCGCCAGGCCGCTTGCCATGTCCATGAGGCTCATGATCGGGCCCGAAGCGAGAACTTGCTGTCCTTCCTCGCCGAGCAGGTCCGTGCGCCATGGGAGGGTGAGTTCAACCCAATCTTCGCCGTGGTCGGAATAGGCCAGTCCCAGCCAGCCGGAATGCCCCCTGCTGGTGAGGAATGGCGTGGCCGCGCGTGGATCGAAAGTCTCTGTCTTGGTCATGGTTCGGGGCGGCGATAGCGCCGGGTTCCCGCAAGTTACAGCCTTTTAATTCGATCCCCGCCCCGCAACGCGCCAGCCAGTGCCGGCGCGGCGAAAGCACGGCACCGACGCCATGCTCCGCGCAACAGGGAGCACACAATGGATCTTCCCAAGATCGATATTTCCAGCCTGCCGGGCCTCGACACGGTTACCGGTCTCTTCGGCAGCCTTTCCGCCAATGGCGGTCCGACCGTGGACGATCGCGTGGTCGTGATCATGGTCTACGTCTACGAGACCGTAGAGCCGGAAACTTTCTTCTAAGGTCGGGCAGACGCAGTGAGGATCGATCCGAAATTGCGCGCGCTGCGAGGTGATTCCGCTTCGCAGCGCAACGCGCAGTTAGCTCTCGAACAGGTTCGCGACGAATGGCGCAGCGGTGAGGCATTCAATGCGCTCGGCGAGCTTGAAGCCTACGGGGACGGCGCGTCGCTGGATGATTGCCCGACCCTGGAGGCACTCTTCGGCGATGGCTCAAAAGCGCATGATCTGGTGACGGCACTGATGCAGCCGATGCTGGCCTGTCTGGCCAAGAACCCGA
This DNA window, taken from Qipengyuania seohaensis, encodes the following:
- a CDS encoding PaaI family thioesterase; amino-acid sequence: MTKTETFDPRAATPFLTSRGHSGWLGLAYSDHGEDWVELTLPWRTDLLGEEGQQVLASGPIMSLMDMASGLAIWKTMNRFEPIATLDLRVDYVRPAREGASVFGRSQCYRLTRSAAFVRGLAHDGDVDDPVAHIQGVFMKIGGADTREVPGG